The Sparus aurata chromosome 15, fSpaAur1.1, whole genome shotgun sequence genomic interval AGATAAACAGGGTGGTGAAAAGCAGAATAAACTGTAGATTTGTGGTGTGCCAGCACTGAAAATAGCAGTGATTGCATCAATATTTTGATTCAGCAGAAGCCCATCAGCACCTAGGCATTCCACAGTGGCCATTGCTGCACTTTTATTATCAGTATATTGCTAATGTTTGACACCAAATGCTTTACTATAAACCCATTTCTGGTGCTTGACTTGACAAATTCATTCACATGCTGAAATCATATGCAGCTGACGACTGACAAACAGCAGTTAAACTAATGCCTTTTGACCACAAATAGCACAGGGGTTTCCTGGCAGATGCTAAAAGAGGTGTTACAGTCATGTAAAAGGCCGCAAAGTAAAGATAGGTCATTAGTGGTTTATTGTAAATCCGAATCATAAATACACGTTTTGAAATGGCATTTCCATCCGTTAAGTGAGCAGAGTAATAACATGCCTGCCTCACTCAGTCACACTGGCTGTATGTATTTTTATCCGCCAAGCATGCTCGAGATGATGAATGTCTGGCATAACGAACTTGCGTTAAATGTAAAATCCTGATTTTGCAATGGTGAACTCATTgttgaagaaaagaaattgaAGCTTGATCCCTGTTTGTGGAGGCGCCTATTAGAGATGCCCTGACTCATGCAGTAACAGAGCTTTACTTTGAGCAGAGTGAGTGACCCACACTGAGGTTAACCACACCTACGGCCGTGGTTTCACCCTAAGCGGCTCAAAACCTCCCTCCTAccacaaatcaaacaaacaaacagagaccaaacaaacactgagctgGATTCTTCCACTGTTAATTGGTTTGTCTCAGACTTGGCTACTGTATTGTTCACATCTTGTGTCTCTCCCACATCTCTCCCTCATTACTCAAATGCAGGCAATGGAAGGATGGAGAAGAACATCAGGGACAACTGGTCCTCATCCTCTCCTCATTCATTTTCACTGACCTCAGTCTATCCTCCTTCACATAATGATCTCCCTTGTTGTATGAAGTGACGCCATGGGAATATATGACCACTATACATCTGattttccttctctcttctcttacTATAAGTCACCTCTTTCAGTTttcaacacacatacacacacactctctttctgATTTTATTCACCTCAACTTCTTCTGCCTCCATCCTTCTTGGCCGGGCAATGTGCAAATCTCATATAGTTAACTGTTCTCTTATCTAGCTCACTCTCGTAATTGTAGTCTCCTTGCAAATATTCTCCATTCTAAATGCAGATGAGACTGGTCTAGAGGTGGATCCACAGCCTCCTGCCGATGAAGAAGGTGAGCTTTTTCCATCAGACTgtgattaaaaaatatttgatgCCACATCTGTGTTTACTGAGACACTAatacacattaacattaacacacactgactcaaaAGCATAGCTTCAGaatatacacaaaaaataagATGAACAAGATTTGATGTAAATATAAAGGAGAAGTATGAAGACTATTTCAGGATGAgttgtgtttttgctcttttcttttcttacagtTCATGTGAGAGTGAATTTTATTGTATAGCACCTTCATTACAGGACATTAGCCAATGCTAAAGCAGTATAGACTCTACTATAGTAGAGTCCTCAAGTTAGCAAGTTTACTGTAAAGAAATTAGTAAACATGTGGTTATGAAATGTTTGTCCCCCCCTCTGGCACTGAGAGTAATTGCACAATCACTGTTGATGTGCCTATGGCGCCATAGACTACCATACTCTGATTTGCTGTAGTCTGCTTCATCGCTACAATTGCTCCACCTTTCACATTTGGCAAACCAGTCTTTGCTGGTTGACATAAAAGTCCATCGCTCTACCAGTGCGCCAGTGTGGGAAAGCCACCAAAATTCTAGATTAAGAAAAATTCCTGCATGAACGTGCATGGACGTtcatatatatgtaaaaatcAGGTTTAGGTTATCCACCATTAGCTATCATACCAGATCAAGTAAACTAGcaacaaagtgcaacacagttttcatttcagcaatgttgtgcttttattgtgtaAGAATTTAACTTCTACAGAAGAAGAATGTGtttcttattttcaaaatacatttattcaagtacaattttgaggctACTCCTTTTTATGTTAATTTATACTTCTACACTACTAAATGATCTAAAAGCTCAATTTACTGGTTactttatatttaattaaaatataattgaTAGATGAAAATACACAACACCATATAAAGTATCTAATCACAGCTCCAGTTCaaccagctgcaacattaaaatgcGAGTTGAGTTTTTCTGCATCaatagagtgctgcagggatggcGTACATGGCCCTTGTTCCCTTGACACAAAGcctatgggttttttttctattggATTTTGCCTCTAAAGACAGACTAATGAATCTCCCTGTTCTGTTTTATGACGTTTAATGTTCCCCACAACCTCTTCAGTCTCATTTAGACAGCTGTCAAGCAAATGCACTTTATAAGACACATACACATCTTGCAATTCAACGTGGGGtatttactgacatattttatgtcatagaccaaaatgtgtaaatgtcttAAGCCTTTtgtaaccacagaccttatttaaAGCATTTAGCCAAAAAGCAATTCAGAAATCCAAATAATTGATGTTGTGATGTTGCTACGATCACTTCCTCTTAACTccaaaaagcagagaaaacaactTCCTACGTCTCTACTTCAAAAAAGATAATCCATCATTGTTAATGGGAAGCAGACATTCACATTTTGCAATGTAGCATTTGAGCACATTTTATCAGCCTTTTATACAACGACGGaagttttatgtttgttttatgatTTCACTTGAATGTGATCATTTGATAAGACAGGAGGAGCTCCATCATAGTTTACCTAcctctcttttttcctgctttatttCTGGTCTCAGCTGTCATATGCAATTTACTTTCCGCCTCCACTCCAGCAGTTTGAGATACGATAACCTTGATGTGCATTTTACAGTCTGTGATTTTTGGAACCACCAGGTTTGGCTCACAGGATATAGGAGTGTGTTTTCGATTGAGGCTAATAAAGCTGTCTCGCTGATTTCTTTCAGATATCATTTCCCAGTACCCCACTCTGTGGACAGAGCAGGTTCGCAGCCGACAGAACAATAGAACCAGGGCACCATGTGAGTTTCAAAGACCACTTTTTCTTTAATGAGGGCGATCGGGTGTTTGCAAACCTCAACTGAGAGCACGCTCAGTGTTTTTTCCTACTTGTCTGAGCAATCATGGTTTGAGGTTGTTCCTGTCTTTTAAGGACAGATGGTGGGTTGTGAAACCAATACATCTTGGTGTTGGAGTGCGTCAGGCTTTGAGGATCTGCCTCTATGTGGTTCTTTGCACTGTAGCATATGTGTAATTATCAGCACATGGCACAAACACAGGATCTCCTATTCTGGCTGCTCTGCTTTGCTTTCCTCTTTACACACATGTGTGTTTATCTTATTGTACAGATCAGTTGGCTCTTTGCTCTTTGGGGAAATATGATGCTTTTTGCATGAAACAATGAGGCCTGCAGAGAGatgagtgcatgtgtgcatctgtgtgtgaatCCCATTATCATAATTTACAACCAATAAAAAAAGCCAGAGAAATGCGGCATTGATGGTTTTGATTACCATGTGCTCTTTGGGGTatggggtgaaaaaaaaaacaccctcccCAACAAAGAGAGTGCATACGGAGGAACTGGAGCGAAGAGAGTCGGTTGAGAAAGCGGGGAGGCATGTCATTTGGTCTCTTTTGTGTGGGTAAAAATCtctaatgaaaataaacaaagaaaagggaTATCCATAATCCCGCAGTAGCTTCCGAGCCTTGAGGCAAGCagcggagagagggagagattggcGATGAAAGCCATCATGGCCAGAAGAGCTCTACTTTCATCCCTGAGTTTAATGTTGAGTCAGAGAAGGAGGTTTCTGCCCAGAATAAAAAGTCTGATTAGATCCTGCTGAGGCTCTGCACAACCCTATCTTTCTCCCATCGAGGCTGCTGCATTCTCTGTACGTATGGATAAAAGAACAGATCACGAAGCATCGCATTTTTCCCTGGGAATTTTGAATATGTAAACATATATATCCCTGGTACTTTACAGTACCCTGCAGTAGTATGTCagcatgtgtgggtgtgtgaagGCGAGGGCCCGGCTGACCACTGTTTCTGCTTTTGTCTTGTCTGCTTCTCTCGCTgtcacacacatccacagaggGCAGTTCAGTGTCCAAATATTTACTTTACTCGGGGCATAGGGAGCTGTACTTAGTCATTAGCCTGTTAATGTCCGTAAACAGTGCCACAGGGGGCTGATATAGCAGTCTACACACTGTCTCCGGGCACTCATCCTCCACCCCTTTGTCTTCTCCAGCGCTACaacctcgtcctcctcctcctcctcctcagcaatGCTAAGTGTAATGACACAGCAGTGCATGCATTTGGATTTTATATCAAACTTAATTTGAAAGTACCATATGTTTTATAAACCAAAATGTGTTGGTCTGGTCTGTAAGGGAGTAACTCTTATTCTTAACTTTAAACAAACCACCTTCCCCctgacgagtgtgtgtgtgtgtgtgtgtgtctggagtgTGTATTTGCCAGGTCACAGCCTAGACCACCTAAGTGAATGCTGTTTTACCAGGcggtgtctgtttgtgtgttagcAGTCCACTGATGCCTCTGCTGATTCCTGTGTAACCTCTGACCCCTCTTTCCAGCCTCATCATGTGACCAGGAGCAACAATCTGCCCAGGAAGAGGCAAAGCAGCACAAGAACGACGCTGTATTCGTGCCAGATTGTGCCCAAGGAGGACTGTACAAGCCGGTCCAATGCCACCCATCCACTGGCTACTGCTGGTGTGTGCTGGTGGACACTGGGCGGCCCATACCTGGAACCTCCACCAGGTGGGACAGATAGGgttgggtattgttaagaaccccacgattcaattcgatttcgattcttgaggtcgcaattcgattcaatatcgactcgattcaatattgacttaaatgcttcgatatcgattcagtaataagtagtaataaacaaatcattcattagagtacctgttgatcattttttaattaaaataagtcatcttaaattataaatctgtcctctgggaagttctagttcgaattgaaattgaaatgtaaacaaaggtactcgatgtgtttagttataaaatagtgaaaccatagttaagctgagaaagtgccattgtttctgggactgcatggtacatttttgtctgacataaacatagaaatGACCGCAGTCCCTCCGCCCTCTGGCTAGACACAAgggggtaaacgttgacactgacccccctctctccccagaggagagtgctactcATGGGCGCatggtgcagcggccagggttAGACTGGCTGCGCTAGGAGTTTACTGTCTCCGAAAGAGtggtgcgtcagacatcggctgtttccgcggcgcatcaccctccgaccctcgagcgAGGTCACGGGCGAGACgctttcagctgctggaggcggggaccgagaggtgGTCGCTTGCCTGAATCAATTCAGAGGATTTTAAGAAttgatattgaattgggaaaaaatatattgcaatgcattgatgaatcgatattttgaCCCATCCCTAGGGACAGACTTCAACGTGACCGAACTCATGTGTTATATGGGAATTTTGGGGCTCATCGATGGTACCTTTACCCTAATTTACAAATATTCTTGGAATTTATTGTTTGATTGTCCattattattaatgtgttttaaactAGTGCACAAAGCCAAACGAGTGACTGCTACTATCATTTGCTGCTCATGCTGGTCGTCTTCCAGTCTGATCGCTGCGTTACCCGATTGGCTGCAGCGtgacattgtgttgtgtttctctaAAGTTACAGTGTGTTCCATTGACCTCTGAAGTCAGAAATTAGAGCTGAGAATGACACCATACTGGAGTTGACTGCCTTTCAGTACAAGAAGATGGAAAATCAGTTCTAGTCAGGTTAGCCAAGTTGATATCAAAGAGTAAAGGGGTGTTTTGCGCAGATAAAACTTGAAAAGCGACATGTCCACAGATAGAAGTTGGACAGTATGGTGTGTAAGACTGATTTAATGGGACACAATTAAGACAAAAGTGCTAATAAACAGTATATTCTACAGTCTTTACAACTAGAACTAGAACAGCTGTTTTGGAATTTGAGGTTGGGGTTGGTACGGTGTGTCCGACTTTCTGAGTCGGAAATCCGACCTGAAAGGGCCGACTGGCAACTCGGAAATTCTGACTTTGCAGTTCAGTAGAATACAATATTAGACTTAGACTATGATGTCCTCTGAGACAGAGTTTTTCTCAACTTTTAGACACAGAcgactgtgtttttgttttggtttttgcatTCCCGGCGGTCCGCATCTCCGCAGCCTAAACACACTACTCTCACACAAATGAATGGGAGGACTGGCGTTTTCGCCTCAATGCCTGATTCTGTGTGAATACAGCCTTCCACAGCAAGGGAGGCTGTCCAACTGGATGATCCGGCTACATGCCTTTTGGTGCCAAATATCTTCACTTCACTAAAATGTCTGAGAACAACACagatcatgatttttttctaaGAAGAAGAGGAATATTGTCTATTTAGAAGAAATGATTAGAAATAAAGCATCCgtcaaaaaaaaacttctgtatctgtgactgcacatacagtaaatctgacataagcaggcagacagacatcTCCATTGCAGATGAGACCGAGTAACTCAGTGGTCTAGTGAGCgtcaggtcagaggtcagtcaGCCTGGCAGAGTGGGGCACTAGTGCACTCTTATTGAGCAGCAAGGCTGGGTATCAGATTAACAAGACTTCAGGCAGAGTGCCAGACAGCACATTAGCACACATATGGAAGCGTGGATTTtaccccttctctctcctcgtCCCAGGCCAGCTTTTGGCCCAGTCGCACAGCAGCAATCGGGGCTCCGCCGGCTCTCCAAGGGAGACCGTGAAAGCTTCCTTGTGTCCCACGctccctgtctgcctctctccctctatctctctctttctcaccctCGCTCCCCCTTTCTGTCCTCATACCAGCCCCAAATCCCTCCCTTCTTTTTGGATATGTTTCACAGGCTCTGGTTTGCCACAAAACAATTATTCGAATCCCTGAGATTTAACTGTACGAGGGTAATTGGAAAACATGGAACTCCTTTCTGATTTTACATTGAGGATAGTTTTACTGATATAAACAACCCCTTTCACCAATTTAACTTTGAATGAATCAACATTTTCACCTATGTTGTATTCTCTGTGATAGGTATGAACAGCCAAAGTGTGATGGCAATGCCAGGGCCCACCCAACTAAACCAAAGGACCATTATAGAAGCAGACATCTCCAAGGTAGGTCTCCAAAGACCGAAAGTTCTTCAGCAGTCGGCCTCCAACTGCTGCAGCGTTTCTAAGGTTGTGATAACAGAGctagtgtgtgtttatgtgtgtgtgtttgttgacatcatTAGCATTGTTGGTCAAGGAAATGCTTGATAAAGAGTTGAAGATTGCCAGATACTGGTCAATAAGCAaggagacagagatggatggGGGGTGGAATTAATCTTCGACTGACATGGGAGATGGAGGATACTGTTATGAtagcacagaggagaaacagcAGGCAGGAGAGGGGGAGATAATGGATGATAGGATGCCAGAGACAGGTAGTGATAGAGGGACTGCCAACTGACAGCAGAGATAAGAGGCTGTTGGGGGTGGTGGTCTTGGGGGGGCTTAGATACAGGTGagtctgtgttggctgtgttAGGCGGATCTTTGCTTGTCAGGATTTGACACTTCATCACTGCAGATTTTAAATGCTTATGTATGTGAGTGTTGAACCAAAGGCAGATGATCACACTGATCATGTGACAACTTATTTTGAGGcaaattatgacaaatattGTTGCAAAGAGAGTGCTTGATCAGGTTTATCAGGCTGTTTTCACTTGGTTGGTTTGCATAGAGTAAAAACAGcttaaacaaaatatatttcattCAACTGACAACAGAGGATATTGAGATAGTTCAATGGGTAAACAAAACATCAGACTTTTACACAGCAGACCACAGTTCACTTCCTACCAACAGTCAATGGTGTCTCTTAAGCATAGCTGCTTAACCTAACCCTAACTGAGTATTTATTTAAACTTCAACCACGATCTttccccaaccccaaccccaaccatAAAGCTAACCAAACCATAACCATTGTGGTATTCGATCAAAAGACGGTTTTGGGGAGGAAGTGACCAGGCATGTTGTCCAGCCAACAACGGATGTCGcataagaaaatgtttgttgCATGTGTCATTTTTGAGACACATGCGACAAAAAGAAACCTGGTTATTTTTTCACTAGGAGATATATTGATTTTGTTATATGAAGCTAGGTATTAAAATGTTTCCAACCACATCTTGTTTTACAGCCTTCATTCCACCTGTAGATCTTATAACTGAGGAACCCACATGGCATTGCAAACATGAACCATTCAATCAATTTTGAACAGGTCTAACTTTGTTATCAGGATAGGGGTCCCCAGTATAAAGgggaaaagtttatttttattataaatccATCTATTTCTAACAAAATTACAGGATGTATGATTAATATTTTGGTGATGGTTTCATACACTTTCTATATTTACACATCTTAAAGCAAAAGGTACTGGGACTAAACAGTATATTATAGGTCTCCTAAGTGGTCTAATTTGTATCAGTTTATTTTGatgtgaaaatgaaagtaaTGGTTAAAACCTTTTCATGATGTGTATGTCTCGAGTTTGCTGAGCTGCTTCCAGTCGCAAAGGAAAATTagtatgctcattttcaggtttgaAGTTTTATGTTGGGTTTCTTATAGAACAAGTGTATAGTAAATGCTCTAATGCTCAAAAAGCACATCAGTTTTCtgatactgtccagtgctgcagctccttctgtctgaaacgctctgttttagctcctgtctctttatgCCCACCTTCCCAAATaccaagtctgctctgattggtcagctcacacatgccttaGCCAgtactgctaacaacaacagagcagctgtgctgagTTGGCatgaattatgcaaatgtaGTTTGTGacatagaaatgtagtttgATGTCACAAAttcacggaattaaaggcggatctactgacgaggtgtttctggagcagtgtttctgtgggagagaggagcttctgttggtgtggactttgacctttttaactttaaaggtattttacatgcacaagatataaaacactgaaggaaagcaAAACAATGATAATGCAAAACTGGTCTCCTTTAACTTCAACTACATCTATTCTACTCATCATTGTTGTGCTTGGTTAGTTATACACAGTGTTTAAAGTGCACTCAGCTCAACTAGATGACACATATCTTTTTTACTAGTCCACATctttagaaccagtgacagccAAAGCAGAGTTATACCTTTCAGGTGCTTCATACAACCAAATCACTGAACAGTTCTTGGCAAATTaactgttattttgtgttttttttaggtggTTTGGTAAACATGTTAATAATCCGGCAGTATATGAACAGAGCTGCCACTGTTCCCATCCCATCCACAACTGTTTATGTAACAGTGCTGGACCAAAGCTGTGCTCTCTGCTCGCAGGTGCTGCATTTAGCAGGAGAGCAGGACTCTGTCTCTGCTCCGGCATCCAGCACTCTTGTACAGTGTTTAAAACACTGaggacagacagtcacagacaAATGCTCCTTACACCAACAAATGTTACACATCTTTGTCTTCCAGTGGCGACGATGGTGTATATTATTGCTTAGGTACTGAGCAGGATTAAATGGGGTGTGTAACTGTCAGCAGAAAGCGTGAGGTGGTGATGGGGTGGAAAATAGCCACAACTATCCCATGAGAAAGACCTCAAGCCCAACCAAACACCTCCTAAACACGTAGTGGTCGGACAGAAAACAATGTACTTATTCAGCCGTGCAAACACCTAGAGCACACAGGCTTCATTCTAAAGCTGTAAAAAAAGGGGAAACCATATCAGCCAGGTCTCCAATTATAAAGTACAGCAGGacacagtgaaaaaacacagcATCTTGTTTTCTTTATGAGCAACTGCGTCAATGGCTGTGAACCCTGTTACTGTATGAAACAGGGATAATTATAAATGTCGCCTTCACATCGCTGCAGCCCATTTGCTGCTGAAGCGCTGGTGTTGAGAGGTTTATGGGGCGAGATGCGAGAACGGAGAACTTTGCCCTGAAAGGGGGCAGGAGAGGAAAGCGGAGTATTTTGGCTAGCTCTCTCCCCAGAGCGGGATCATGGGATAGCATCGGGGCCGCCACTGGGAGCTGCGGCTGTGAGTGCTGACAGGCCTCTGCCCCATGTGGCTCCCTGGACAAACACTGCTTCTTATTGACAGTAACACACgggcacacacatgcaaacacgcaCTTACTGGCCAACTTTTACAAGCAGCAGATATACAGAGGTGTATGAATGGCGGTGCAGCTTTTCAACACGAAAAAGTTTAATCATTTGAGGCTCTCTCAACTTGATTCCATCCTGCATCTGTCAGACTTGGGCATTACATAATTATAATCATTATAGAATGAGACAGCGGCCGTTTATGGCTGCAGCCTTGAACTGAACGGAAAATGGCCAGACTCAATTTCCTTTGAATGACAGCAGGAACATTTGTGTCCTGCCCCTCAGCTAAACAGTGTCCAGACGGACAGAAGCTGATCTGTCCCGCCCCCACATGAAAAAACCTTTGCAGCCAAGAGGAAGGGACTGGAGCCTTACCTGATGGCTTCTCGTTTGAATGAACTGCAGACAGATTCCTGCAGCATTACGGAAAGGACGTGCGCTCTCCATGAAAAACACTAAGCCTCAAACAAGTCCAACTGCATCCCACAAATCTCTCCTCAGTCACACGCCAGATAAAAACACTTTGCCTTCTGTGGTTGAAATTGTGTGACTGTCTAGACTAATTTACCGCAAGAGGCTCCACAAGGCACCGGTTTGGCCATTAACAGGTGGGTCAGATATTTTACTGGGCGAGAGCCACGGAGGGCCTACTAAAACTTAAGTGCAAGTCTGTTCAGCATGTAAAAGAGGCTGTGGAACAGTTTGGACATGTGAATCCTCGGCTCGGTGCAGACTGCTGAAGCCCTGCGCTACTTGGGGGGAAAGGTGGAGTGGAGGCTGGGTGTTTATGCCGATGCTGGTCGCCACCTGTTAGAGATGAGCCAAGCATGCTATTATCTCCAGCACAGGAGAATCTGGCCCCGCAGGCCTAGGCCATAAAAAGACTAGTGCACTGTGGAGAATTTCTTCTCCTCCAAAGGCGGAATAGCAGAGCAAAGCCGGACTGTGAGAAAGCAGGGGAGAGCCAGGAGAGGAATCCAGGAATCTCTCAGGCGTCCCTAGCCCTCAGCTCTTCCAGGACAACCTTGGCCTCCTCAGTCTTAAAACTATATGGCCGCACAGACAAATACTATCATTAGGGTCATTCCACCCAGTTGTCCctcatttttagatttttccCGTCATTCTGCATGTAATAATGCTTACGTTATAGGTTTATGGGCTAATTATATCAGTCTCCTCTCTGGCTGACATTTCAGATAGTAATCCCACCTCACAATGAAGATCATGTGTTCAGTTCTCTGGATGTCTGACAAAATCTAGAGTAAcactctgtctgtcagtctcagGTGACTCAGGTGCTGTTTGGAGCCTCTtgtccacacacacaatattcAGAGACGTCTCCTCTGCTCTAGCTGTCAAAACCACTCGGGGGCCTCCAGGATGATTGGCAGGtaccctcttcctcctccagatgAGGGGAGGTCTGACACTTtatgagagggaggaaaagacaGCTACAAGAGTGTTGTTTGGGTTTATTTTCTCCACCGCCGTCTTTACTGTATGTTAACACTacactgctgttacatgacGTCCCTCCCCAAACATTTATTAGGCCACCTATGATGGCAGCATTCCACATTGTTGTAGCACTGTTGACTGTGAGATAATTTTTCTGTGATTGCTGACATGTATGCGTAAACTTACTTCCATATGAACTGTATGCTTGCACACGCTCATTCAGGTGTCTGTGCTTTATTTTCCAGGCTGTCCTGGGGCAAAGAAAACAGAGTTCCTGACAAGCGTTCTTGATGCGCTGTCGACAGACATGGTGCACGCTGTCACAGATCCAGCATCCGCCGGAAGGTATGACATTCAGAAGTGGATTTGCTCATCTTATGATTATTGAGGAGAGGATTCAGTCATTCGACAAAAAGGCATGAAAGTATTCTTTTGGGTGACGTGAAGTAGGGGTGACTATAAGCTGAACTGGTATCTGTCATTTAGGATGGCCGAGCCCGACCCCAGCCACACCCTGGAGGAAAGGGTGGTCCATTGGTATTTCAGTCAGCTGGACAAAAACTCCAGCGGGGACATAGGCAAGAAGGAGATCAAGCCTTTCAAACGCTTCCTGCGCAAGAAATCCAAGCCAAAGAAGTGCGTGAAGAAGTTTGTGGAGTACTGCGACATCAGCAACGACAAGGCGCTCTCCCTGCAGGAGCTGATGGGTTGCCTGGGGGTGACCAAAGAAGAGGGTGAGCTGAACAGCACAACCTGATGTCTGAATATCTTCCCCTTCACCAAATCAGCATTTTAATGGATGAAATATAGTAATCATGCAGCCAAATGATAAATTAGTGTTACGTGATTTTTAAAAGTTGCCGACATAGTCCCCTAGACTGCAGTTGATCAATAATAGCATAGTGAACATAACTAGGCACGATTTGGATTTGTCTCCATTAGAGCCCGAAATCTTTGGGGGAGTACATTAGGGAGTAAAAtcaatatacagtacacacaaaTGGTTTTGTATTGATCCCTGAAATGTGGTCAACAAACAGTTGTGACAAAATAATGTCCAAAATAATATCAGTATACTGCAAGAGTAAAATTCACTGGGaattttataataaaaaatcaTGCCAAGcaactttttctgcattataatctctaAAATAAGTTTTTTAACCTTGCAGAAAACATATATGCCACTATTGATAACTGCGATTGGCTAATAGTCGACTGATATGCTGGTCGGGCTCTAGTCCCAGTGCTGAAGCATCGCACATGGGGCTGCAGTAAGCCTTGAAAAAGTATCACCAAAAAACATTCTGCTTGAAAGCATGTA includes:
- the smoc2 gene encoding SPARC-related modular calcium-binding protein 2 isoform X5 — its product is MRLCPLLLFLCLLCAGRAQKFSALTFLRVDQDKECNMECSGTPRKPLCASDGRTFTSRCEFLRAKCRDPQLEVIRGPCKDTSRCVAEKKYTEQQAKKLFPQVFVPVCNPDGTYSEVQCHSYTGYCWCVTPNGRPISGSAVANKKPRCQGSKQERATTREPDETGLEVDPQPPADEEDIISQYPTLWTEQVRSRQNNRTRAPSSSCDQEQQSAQEEAKQHKNDAVFVPDCAQGGLYKPVQCHPSTGYCWCVLVDTGRPIPGTSTRYEQPKCDGNARAHPTKPKDHYRSRHLQGCPGAKKTEFLTSVLDALSTDMVHAVTDPASAGRMAEPDPSHTLEERVVHWYFSQLDKNSSGDIGKKEIKPFKRFLRKKSKPKKCVKKFVEYCDISNDKALSLQELMGCLGVTKEEESLEEARLSQQLRFPLPHGESALTNRQQWKP
- the smoc2 gene encoding SPARC-related modular calcium-binding protein 2 isoform X3, with the translated sequence MRLCPLLLFLCLLCAGRAQKFSALTFLRVDQDKECNMECSGTPRKPLCASDGRTFTSRCEFLRAKCRDPQLEVIRGPCKDTSRCVAEKKYTEQQAKKLFPQVFVPVCNPDGTYSEVQCHSYTGYCWCVTPNGRPISGSAVANKKPRCQGSKQERATTREPGKSDETGLEVDPQPPADEEDIISQYPTLWTEQVRSRQNNRTRAPSSSCDQEQQSAQEEAKQHKNDAVFVPDCAQGGLYKPVQCHPSTGYCWCVLVDTGRPIPGTSTRYEQPKCDGNARAHPTKPKDHYRSRHLQGCPGAKKTEFLTSVLDALSTDMVHAVTDPASAGRMAEPDPSHTLEERVVHWYFSQLDKNSSGDIGKKEIKPFKRFLRKKSKPKKCVKKFVEYCDISNDKALSLQELMGCLGVTKEEESLEEARLSQQLRFPLPHGESALTNRQQWKP
- the smoc2 gene encoding SPARC-related modular calcium-binding protein 2 isoform X1, whose protein sequence is MRLCPLLLFLCLLCAGRAQKFSALTFLRVDQDKECNMECSGTPRKPLCASDGRTFTSRCEFLRAKCRDPQLEVIRGPCKDTSRCVAEKKYTEQQAKKLFPQVFVPVCNPDGTYSEVQCHSYTGYCWCVTPNGRPISGSAVANKKPRCQGSKQERATTREPGKSVSLQIFSILNADETGLEVDPQPPADEEDIISQYPTLWTEQVRSRQNNRTRAPSSSCDQEQQSAQEEAKQHKNDAVFVPDCAQGGLYKPVQCHPSTGYCWCVLVDTGRPIPGTSTRYEQPKCDGNARAHPTKPKDHYRSRHLQGCPGAKKTEFLTSVLDALSTDMVHAVTDPASAGRMAEPDPSHTLEERVVHWYFSQLDKNSSGDIGKKEIKPFKRFLRKKSKPKKCVKKFVEYCDISNDKALSLQELMGCLGVTKEEESLEEARLSQQLRFPLPHGESALTNRQQWKP
- the smoc2 gene encoding SPARC-related modular calcium-binding protein 2 isoform X2, translating into MVSKLPQKHNISTERSGEKFLRVDQDKECNMECSGTPRKPLCASDGRTFTSRCEFLRAKCRDPQLEVIRGPCKDTSRCVAEKKYTEQQAKKLFPQVFVPVCNPDGTYSEVQCHSYTGYCWCVTPNGRPISGSAVANKKPRCQGSKQERATTREPGKSVSLQIFSILNADETGLEVDPQPPADEEDIISQYPTLWTEQVRSRQNNRTRAPSSSCDQEQQSAQEEAKQHKNDAVFVPDCAQGGLYKPVQCHPSTGYCWCVLVDTGRPIPGTSTRYEQPKCDGNARAHPTKPKDHYRSRHLQGCPGAKKTEFLTSVLDALSTDMVHAVTDPASAGRMAEPDPSHTLEERVVHWYFSQLDKNSSGDIGKKEIKPFKRFLRKKSKPKKCVKKFVEYCDISNDKALSLQELMGCLGVTKEEESLEEARLSQQLRFPLPHGESALTNRQQWKP
- the smoc2 gene encoding SPARC-related modular calcium-binding protein 2 isoform X4; the protein is MRLCPLLLFLCLLCAGRAQKFSALTFLRVDQDKECNMECSGTPRKPLCASDGRTFTSRCEFLRAKCRDPQLEVIRGPCKDTSRCVAEKKYTEQQAKKLFPQVFVPVCNPDGTYSEVQCHSYTGYCWCVTPNGRPISGSAVANKKPRCQGSKQERATTREPGKSVSLQIFSILNADETGLEVDPQPPADEEDIISQYPTLWTEQVRSRQNNRTRAPSSSCDQEQQSAQEEAKQHKNDAVFVPDCAQGGLYKPVQCHPSTGYCWCVLVDTGRPIPGTSTRYEQPKCDGNARAHPTKPKDHYRSRHLQGCPGAKKTEFLTSVLDALSTDMVHAVTDPASAGRMAEPDPSHTLEERVVHWYFSQLDKNSSGDIGKKEIKPFKRFLRKKSKPKKCVKKFVEYCDISNDKALSLQELMGCLGVTKEEGAKPGEVLSSSKLNPSKKQG